A stretch of the Theileria equi strain WA chromosome 1, complete sequence genome encodes the following:
- a CDS encoding hypothetical protein (encoded by transcript BEWA_027770A), translating into MSRKKQELRFLFILGTKSLQDGRNMTILVIFYALFLSIVCSSTDSRDGGSNGYTEPLVSKIDGSKYNVSVSKSNGVPILKLEAKEGMVVTELKYGGETIWDGDGEVEILSTLIYFSDDRPEVVTLKCRENGRDRTLILHKDGKKWKESKEEHERKLKELQVTKKHVEVKAQEAKTAAKEITVVATTEAVFTSTNSAGNAFRKKTVSGDIQVGNDLVGDTSRGARVEDEESTEHSPSLGDNDDSGTEEPETTEENEVKDNEPEEPKEEASIEALLDLPEHIPEHPQEFEDEDEDPEPNDDGFWDTPDDYSERQDDTQDEPDGLVIDDEDPSEDHEDEAEEAYEDDSLKSAPETSTKSRTRSEEGTIGGLERGHPKEPEDNDLGEEDEDEAEESENSSSSPVSMDIADLDSQNYKHVDYIYDDNHIRLFLPNEGMIIAKLIDGENSIWEAKSDEKFEFAKVYLNKDGKAEVMLVTKNTPSGVERKYYTKTWTGWRESKDIGDRVPKLKVSAQQKSDFNIDLSLETSTKECTIFEAELLGVTTKHIFPKPGYIAKEVMSNGVTVWNSANGNERCIGCELYLRGRGHLLLAVAIKGRTKEYKFFEKEGSRWVPVKNEEFSEKFEREDNARILFMDFYETNEPEGQDMNVPEPQGGEAEEEEDEPPSQEVNMTRNISTSTGSSSDRVDASPSEVDRLPNSSREVKRKITKDREVKDIPVEVENYTIRRKTSTPTIHKETEETIRAQRVPANHVNNNAQMQKNINCRETSNYNEDKNIQHKQAIVSNSQNFDVNRINCIGSCEQWLQESLEGYEGETEGEMKIKTSRGTPLPAPRLAGQVDSTLNLASPDNSKLELVESSACGVSYRGLRPKGAFHISSVMDGQVSVWTANGDQKYTCVEYYEKDGVTILRLKISDGSDTMPKYFEKVDGEWESITEDDYDKKIEEMMGESGKNVSLNISHPNRLLCKSFDYNFAGNAVQLIVPNKGISVSKLMYENGTVWTPGYDEEFGYAKTYLNKEGKAELVSVTLKTSSGILRRDYMKGYSGWTSCSNTEERMRSLRTSTTFKSNFTMDIALANSTKECSVFEVDLLGITIRHFFPKPGYVAEKVKDRNISLWERGQFEVIGGSSDRCLFCLIYKNGDKELVEMILLENLSERGRYLEKVDRRWAKITRGEFDKKYYELRRLSTPPAPQATNTPVAQSAGQYNFDSRVKNSQRSDKYRNTDNLESESGLTDAAGALRGGNQYIAYDTDTMYMNREKEFWGKMDYTDSRDLFNAQPYLEYGPMEQIYAEPRGNFARYPSNLMIPDKDSCTRCAMERMITPIFFPEFQSDTVINVSKYNPTFYNIYDYYFDDIITRLIVPWYWTEITSLSHGGKAIWIAQEGESLVYATVHLRDTMPILAYILKNSPSANKSETILRTNHGWRLIGNYPGAFKSIPRPNVVKFHCTIDLTCPDHGRVKVFDTVLEGLKTRFFIPRLGFRAYKIIHNGAVIWRSPEYEYSGRKSQWRAILVRAYLRGNSCFLVKATLKETGDSLSSINYIYLNGRWIEIDERQSERTKWALKACGDSQEIPTRHF; encoded by the coding sequence ATGTCTAGGAAGAAACAAGAACTCCgtttcctcttcattctcgGTACCAAGTCTCTACAAGATGGCAGGAATATGACTATCCTAGTGATATTCTACGCTCTGTTCCTGTCTATAGTTTGTAGCTCAACGGATTCTCGAGATGGTGGAAGTAATGGATATACTGAACCTTTAGTATCCAAAATTGATGGTTCAAAATACAATGTATCGGTATCCAAGAGTAATGGTGTTCCAATCCTTAAACTAGAGGCAAAGGAAGGTATGGTAGTTACTGAACTCAAGTATGGAGGCGAGACTATATGGGATGGAGATGGAGAAGTAGAGATTTTATCAACTTTGATCTACTTTAGTGATGATAGACCAGAAGTAGTGACACTAAAGTGTAGGGAAAATGGCAGGGATCGCACCCTAATCCTCCATaaggatggaaagaagtGGAAAGAGAGTAAGGAGGAACATGAAAGAAAGCTCAAGGAACTACAGGTTACTAAAAAACATGTAGAGGTTAAAGCTCAAGAAGCCAAGACAGCTGCTAAAGAAATTACTGTGGTTGCTACGACAGAGGCTGTTTTCACTTCCACAAATAGTGCTGGTAACGCTTTCAGAAAGAAAACCGTTTCAGGGGATATACAAGTTGGAAATGATTTAGTAGGAGATACTTCAAGAGGTGCCAGggttgaagatgaagagtctactgaACATTCACCTTCGCTAGGAGATAATGATGATAGCGGAACAGAAGAACCAGAGACTACCGAAGAGAATGAGgtaaaggataatgaaccagaagaacCTAAAGAGGAAGCCTCTATAGAAGCTCTTCTGGACCTGCCAGAGCATATTCCAGAACATCCTCAAGAGtttgaagatgaggatgagGACCCAGAACCTAATGACGATGGTTTCTGGGATACTCCTGACGACTACTCTGAAAGGCAAGATGATACCCAAGACGAACCAGATGGACTTGTAATTGATGATGAGGATCCATCTGAAGACCATGAAGATGAAGCGGAGGAAGCTTATGAGGATGATAGTCTTAAAAGTGCTCCTGAGACTTCTACTAAATCACGAACACGTTCTGAAGAAGGTACTATTGGAGGACTAGAACGAGGACATCCTAAAGAACCTGAAGACAACGATCTAGgggaggaagatgaagatgaagcaGAGGAATCAGAAAACTCTTCTAGTAGTCCAGTTAGCATGGATATTGCCGACTTAGACTCTCAAAACTACAAGCATGTTGACTATATCTACGATGATAACCACATTAGACTGTTCCTACCAAATGAGGGTATGATCATTGCCAAACTAATCGATGGAGAGAATTCTATATGGGAGGCAAAATCCgatgaaaagtttgagTTTGCCAAGGTATACCTAAATAAGGACGGTAAAGCAGAAGTCATGCTCGTTACAAAGAATACTCCATCTGGTGTGGAGCGTAAATATTACACAAAAACTTGGACTGGATGGAGGGAATCTAAAGACATTGGTGACAGGGTACCCAAGTTGAAAGTATCTGCTCAACAGAAATCTGACTTTAACATTGACCTTTCATTAGAAACTAGTactaaagaatgtaccattTTTGAAGCGGAGTTACTGGGAGTTACCActaaacacatttttcCTAAACCTGGATATATCGCAAAGGAAGTAATGTCCAATGGTGTTACGGTATGGAATAGTGCAAATGGCAACGAAAGGTGCATTGGATGCGAGTTGTATCTTAGGGGACGTGGACATTTACTCCTTGCAGTTGCCATTAAGGGAAGAACGAAGGAGTACAAgttttttgaaaaggaaggaTCTAGGTGGGTTCCAGTTaagaatgaagagttttctgaaaagtttgaacGTGAAGATAATGCAAGAATCTTATTCATGGATTTTTATGAGACCAATGAACCGGAAGGGCAGGATATGAATGTCCCAGAGCCACAGGGAGGAGAAgctgaggaagaggaagatgaacCTCCATCTCAAGAAGTCAATATGACTAGGAATATTTCAACATCAACTGGAAGTTCTTCTGACCGTGTTGATGCCTCCCCTTCTGAAGTGGATAGACTTCCGAATTCATCAAGAGAAGTAAAACGCAAAATTACAAAGGATAGGGAAGTCAAGGATATACCTGTTGAAGTAGAAAACTATACAATCAGGAGGAAAACTAGCACTCCCACCATTCACAAGGAAACAGAAGAGACTATTAGAGCTCAGAGAGTTCCTGCCAATCATGTAAACAATAATGCACAAATGcagaagaatataaattgTAGAGAAACTTCCAATtataatgaagataaaaatattcagCATAAACAAGCTATAGTCAGTAACTcccaaaattttgatgtTAACAGAATCAATTGTATTGGTAGTTGTGAACAGTGGTTACAAGAATCTCTAGAAGGTTATGAAGGTGAAACTGAGGGTGAAATGAAGATTAAAACATCGAGGGGAACTCCTCTTCCAGCTCCTAGATTAGCTGGACAAGTTGATAGTACTCTTAATCTTGCCAGTCCAGATAATTCCAAGTTAGAGCTTGTGGAAAGTTCAGCTTGTGGAGTAAGTTACAGAGGATTAAGGCCAAAGGGTGCTTTTCATATATCCTCAGTTATGGATGGTCAAGTTTCTGTATGGACTGCTAATGGAGATCAGAAATACACATGTGTAGAAtattatgaaaaggatggagtAACAATTCTCCGTCTAAAAATTTCTGACGGTAGTGATACTATGCcaaaatactttgagaaagtaGATGGAGAATGGGAGAGTATTACAGAAGATGATTATGATAAAAAGATTGAGGAGATGATGGGCGAATCCGGAAAAAATGTCTCTCTAAACATTTCTCATCCTAACAGACTACTATGCAAGTCCTTCGATTATAACTTTGCTGGTAATGCTGTTCAACTCATTGTTCCTAATAAAGGCATTTCTGTATCAAAGCTCATGTATGAAAATGGGACTGTCTGGACTCCTGGATATGATGAAGAGTTTGGATACGCCAAGACATATCTTAATAAGGAAGGTAAAGCAGAGCTGGTGTCGGTTACTCTCAAAACATCATCTGGTATATTACGAAGAGATTATATGAAGGGTTACAGTGGATGGACATCTTGCAGTAACACTGAAGAGAGGATGAGGAGCTTAAGGACCTCTACAACTTTCAAATCTAATTTTACCATGGATATTGCCTTGGCGAATAGTACCAAAGAATGCAGTGTCTTTGAAGTAGATCTTCTAGGTATTACCATTAGGCATTTCTTTCCGAAGCCCGGATACGTTGCTGAGAAAGTTAAGGACAGAAATATATCCCTATGGGAAAGAGGGCAATTTGAAGTAATAGGTGGATCTAGTGATCGTTGTCTTTTTTgtcttatttataaaaatggtgataagGAACTAGTGGAGATGATCCTCTTGGAGAATTTATCAGAAAGGGGCAGATACCTTGAAAAGGTAGATAGAAGATGGGCTAAAATTACACGGGGTGAATTTGACAAAAAGTATTATGAATTGAGAAGACTTTCTACTCCACCTGCTCCACAAGCTACTAATACTCCAGTTGCTCAGTCAGCTGGACAATATAATTTTGATAGTAGGGTAAAAAATTCTCAAAGATCTGACAAATACAGAAACACAGACAACCTCGAAAGTGAATCAGGATTGACTGATGCTGCAGGTGCACTCAGAGGAGGCAACCAATATATAGCCTACGATACTGACACAATGTATATGAATAGAGAAAAAGAGTTCTGGGGGAAGATGGATTACACAGACTCCAGAGATTTATTTAACGCTCAGCCGTATTTGGAATATGGGCCCATGGAACAAATTTATGCGGAGCCTAGGGGTAATTTCGCACGTTATCCCTCAAATCTCATGATCCCTGATAAGGATTCATGTACTAGATGTGCCATGGAAAGAATGATAACACCTATCTTCTTTCCAGAATTTCAGAGTGATACAGTTattaatgtctcaaagTATAATCCAACCTTCTACAACATTTACGACTACTACTTTGACGATATAATCACGAGGCTGATTGTTCCTTGGTATTGGACAGAGATAACAAGCCTTAGTCACGGTGGGAAAGCTATATGGATTGCACAGGAAGGAGAGAGTTTGGTGTATGCCACTGTTCATCTGAGGGACACTATGCCAATCCTGGcctacattttaaaaaacaGTCCCTCTGCAAATAAAAGCGAGACGATATTGAGAACTAATCATGGATGGAGACTCATAGGAAACTACCCTGGTGCCTTCAAGAGTATCCCTAGACCAAATGTGGTTAAATTTCATTGTACTATAGACCTCACCTGCCCCGACCATGGCAGAGTCAAGGTCTTTGATACAGTTCTGGAAGGACTTAAAACCCGATTCTTTATTCCAAGACTAGGATTTCGTGCCTATAAAATCATTCACAATGGTGCCGTCATATGGAGGTCTCCAGAGTATGAGTATTCAGGAAGAAAATCCCAATGGAGAGCTATTCTCGTGAGAGCCTACCTGAGGGGTAACTCCTGCTTCCTTGTAAAGGCTACATTGAAGGAAACAGGTGACTCATTAAGCTCCATCAACTACATTTACTTGAACGGTAGATGGATTGAAATAGATGAGCGTCAATCTGAAAGAACGAAATGGGCGCTAAAAGCTTGTGGAGATTCACAGGAAATACCTACTagacatttttaa
- a CDS encoding Adenosine/AMP deaminase domain containing protein (encoded by transcript BEWA_027780A), with protein MTIDYDVTATTFNLPKVELHTHLDGDVRAETILHFANKRGIKLPAKTAGEVVEHITYDTIGSLDFSNFDLVNAVVGGCREALKRIAYEFVETKFKEGVIYVEARYSPHFFANSKVVPIVSGQIPGDVTPEDALVAVLEGFKEGEEEFGIKVRSILCCIVPHSHWCDEVVGLCKKYRDRGVVGIDIAGGFPLENVLYSDEAVKAFQEAEKFGIHRTVHADEEYTPKHIMYAIEALKAERIGHGLWVLDDPKVYEKVKEKGVHFEVCPWVIYFVSKRDYLNNHPIVKFKEDGVNYSINSDDSFMFRKGLNGNYSFLAERYGFTIDEFKRTNINAAKAAFLPEDEKEQLLERLYNAYGM; from the coding sequence ATGACAATCGATTACGATGTTACGGCCACAACGTTCAACCTCCCTAAAGTGGAGCTTCACACTCACTTGGATGGCGACGTCAGAGCTGAGACTATCCTCCATTTCGCAAACAAGAGAGGAATAAAGCTACCGGCAAAGACAGCCGGAGAGGTTGTGGAACACATTACATATGATACGATAGGCTCTCTGGACTTTAGCAATTTTGACCTCGTAAATGCAGTCGTTGGCGGCTGCAGAGAGGCACTCAAGAGGATAGCCTATGAGTTTGTTGAGACAAAGTTTAAGGAAGGTGTAATCTACGTTGAAGCTCGCTATAGCCCTCACTTTTTTGCCAACTCTAAAGTCGTTCCCATAGTCTCTGGCCAGATCCCAGGAGATGTAACACCTGAGGACGCCCTTGTGGCTGTGCTTGAGGGATTTAAAGagggtgaagaagagtttggtatcaaggtcaggtccATTCTTTGTTGCATAGTACCTCACTCTCACTGGTGTGATGAGGTGGTGGGACTATGCAAGAAATATCGCGACAGAGGAGTCGTAGGAATTGATATTGCTGGAGGATTTCCCTTGGAAAATGTTCTCTACTCTGACGAAGCTGTAAAGGCATTCCAGGAGGCAGAAAAGTTTGGCATACATAGAACTGTGCATGCTGACGAGGAATACACACCAAAGCATATAATGTACGCCATTGAAGCATTAAAAGCAGAGAGAATAGGTCATGGATTGTGGGTTCTTGACGACCCAAAAGTTTATGAAAAAGTAAAGGAAAAAGGAGTCCACTTTGAAGTCTGTCCATGGGtcatttattttgtaaGCAAAAGGGACTATTTAAACAACCACCCAATTGTAAAGTTCAAGGAGGATGGAGTGAACTACTCGATAAATTCTGATGATTCGTTCATGTTCCGTAAAGGTCTAAATGGGAACTATTCCTTCTTGGCAGAGAGGTACGGTTTTACCATAGACGAATTCAAGAGGACTAATATAAATGCCGCAAAAGCTGCTTTTcttccagaggatgaaaaggagcAACTCTTGGAGAGGCTATACAATGCTTATGGAATGTAG
- a CDS encoding hypothetical protein (encoded by transcript BEWA_027790A): protein MKSEITGGMKGSSKGTTIQKGAMFMAGLTLLQSLRVALTGAKFALDRFKIPQQHASSFINMVHNPMELATFTGMAIVNIALIWKEKWKNYAGCLAAITNVTLCCSFVLLLYAFTSGGQMGNLTFYYWTIVFVSFIYGLNVACVMAVGSANASLFNMGIPLSGIQVCIYYYVFTKLSERYNWSNVSYWIIFWQLIIAILISAASAAVWIIAQPNGGNGGGSPGPGAVSPILMGMVGMGGIYAFYPAIAPYKLTDVGTGYTIDLVVLFMSAVPGILIAILCACNGSKNGIGPNQDWSSAQWWHSSWFLAIPHITAMVLCLCTLHYPGSGLASSIKSSGLKVGVITVTLKFCEEGLKAVSYAGASKQVQKEKGGTIASLNTFTSQGLMIILAFTGDGYLKTYSKYENDRSKWPTKDFGFWKSLGYWTWNGAYVACKSVKSSFTKNVRCKVLGKSEALLIVYADDDHM, encoded by the coding sequence ATGAAAAGTGAAATTACAGGAGGTATGAAAGGATCAAGCAAGGGCACAACCATTCAGAAAGGtgccatgtttatggcaggtCTGACTCTcttgcagtctctccgtgtggctttaactggagcaaagtttgcacttgacagatttaaaattcctcagcaGCATgccagttcgttcattaacatggtccataatcctatggagttggcaacgtttactggaatGGCTATTGTCAACATAGCACTTATTTGGAAGgagaagtggaagaattaTGCTGGGTGTCTTGCCGCTATAACGAATGTAACACTATGCTGTTCATTTGTCTTACTACTATATGCATTTACATCTGGAGGTCAAATGGGCAATCTCACattctactactggactatAGTCTTCGTCTCATTTATCTACGGACTAAATGTGGCCTGTGTAATGGCTGTTGGAAGCGCAAATGCCTCCCTTTTCAATATGGGAATTCCTCTTTCTGGTATCCAGGTTTGCATCTACTACTATGTCTTCACTAAGTTGTCTGAGAGGTATAATTGGTCAAACGTAAGCTACTGGATCATATTCTGGCAGCTTATTATAGCCATATTGATTTCAGCAGCCTCTGCTGCTGTCTGGATTATTGCCCAACCTAATGGTGGTAACGGTGGCGGTTCTCCTGGTCCTGGTGCTGTCTCTCCAATTCTTATGGGAATGGTAGGTATGGGTGGTATTTACGCCTTCTATCCTGCTATTGCTCCTTATAAGCTGACTGATGTTGGTACTGGTTACACTATTGACTTGGTTGTCTTGTTCATGAGCGCAGTTCCAGGTATTTTGATTGCCATCTTATGTGCTTGTAATGGAAGTAAGAATGGGATAGGTCCAAATCAAGATTGGAGTAGTGCTCAATGGTGGCATAGTTCTTGGTTTTTGGCAATTCCACATATTACCGCAATGGTCTTGTGTTTGTGCACACTTCACTACCCTGGTAGTGGACTAGCAAGTTCTATAAAGAGCAGTGGTTTAAAGGTTGGAGTCATTACTGTGACCCTAAAGTTTTGCGAGGAAGGACTAAAGGCAGTGTCTTATGCTGGAGCTAGTAAGCAGGTACAGAAGGAGAAGGGAGGTACTATTGCATCCTTAAACACATTCAcatcccaaggtttaatgatcattttggcctttactggagacggtTACCTAAAGACttactccaagtatgagaatgatCGGAGTAAGTGGCCCACTAAAGACTTTGGGTTCTGGAAGTCCTTAGGATACTGGACATGGAATGGAGCATATGTGGCCTGTAAGAGTGTTAAGTCAtcctttaccaagaatgttagatgcaaagttttgggtaaatcagaggcCTTACTCATTGTATATGCAGATGATGATCATATGTAG
- a CDS encoding hypothetical protein (encoded by transcript BEWA_027800A) has translation MTGVPFDVLAPFDHEHFDAVNGTDEIYTFVTVTAKSGFHVSKVTHGVHVLWEEGGEPLKSLTLHKLGDLPVALLLDLSGIVLYFLFVDLAWKKVSREEYENKIHIH, from the coding sequence ATGACCGGCGTACCTTTCGACGTTCTTGCCCCTTTTGACCACGAGCATTTTGATGCCGTTAACGGTACTGACGAGATCTATACTTTTGTTACTGTCACCGCCAAATCAGGATTTCATGTAAGTAAAGTTACTCACGGCGTTCATGTCCTCTGGGAGGAAGGTGGTGAGCCACTAAAGTCCTTGACTCTCCACAAACTTGGCGATCTCCCTGTGGCTCTTCTTTTGGATCTCTCCGGCATAGTCCTCTACTTTCTCTTCGTGGACCTCGCCTGGAAGAAGGTCAGCAGGGAGGAGTACGAGAACAAAATCCACATTCACTAG
- a CDS encoding signal peptide-containing protein (encoded by transcript BEWA_027810A): MKILALLLYSSAQSADTQKKRTGSLIDTSRFWVRQSKECGIPVLKCLAKKSIEEIFYAKEPVWAGQSDLSCSSATFYLEEGTPKLVLIKVVDEDGRRPTDYRYLDHGRWKACTQEEYTSRVDQIKNALNIWDIKSSDIEEPISVQLGSRGRQMSDQDVESTEMDASDESAEPGSTRPLYPGTLDIFRKPYETRVNVRSYVYKNTNCKEFKPKIGQDITSVVDGLCDIWNAEPITKFLEGTLYTKFSHNPLFRLNFEKSNGHSKELYFEKINRTWREIDDKDYNRKNRTMLSS, translated from the exons atgaagattctCGCATTACT ACTCTACAGTTCTGCTCAGTCTGCAGATACTCAAAAGAAAAGAACGGGGTCTTTGATAGACACGTCGCGCTTTTGGGTACGTCAATCCAAGGAATGCGGCATTCCGGTATTGAAATGTCTGGCAAAAAAGAGTATCGAGGAAATCTTCTATGCCAAGGAGCCGGTCTGGGCCGGCCAGTCCGACCTATCCTGCTCCTCCGCCACCTTTTACCTGGAGGAAGGAACACCAAAGTTGGTCCTAATTAAAGTTGTTGACGAGGATGGACGAAGACCTACTGATTACAGATACTTAGACCATGGCAGGTGGAAAGCCTGTACCCAGGAGGAGTATACATCCAGAGTCGACCAGATAAAGAATGCTCTGAATATTTGGGATATCAAGAGCTCAGACATTGAGGAGCCAATCTCTGTTCAACTAGGATCAAGAGGAAGGCAAATGAGTGATCAGGACGTTGAATCGACTGAGATGGACGCTTCTGACGAGAGTGCCGAACCTGGAAGCACAAGACCCTTGTACCCAGGTACCCTTGACATTTTCAGGAAACCATACGAAACAAGGGTAAACGTGCGCAGCTACGTTTATAAAAACACAAACTGCAAAGAGTTCAAGCCAAAAATTGGTCAAGACATCACCAGTGTTGTCGACGGCTTATGTGATATTTGGAACGCGGAACCCATCACCAAATTTCTTGAGGGGACTTTATATACAAAGTTCTCTCACAATCCCCTGTTCCGGCTaaactttgaaaagtcCAACGGGCATAGCAAAGAACtgtattttgaaaaaatcaaTCGAACGTGGAGGGAAATTGATGATAAGGACTACAATAGGAAGAACAGAACAATGCTGTCCAGTTAG
- a CDS encoding hypothetical protein (encoded by transcript BEWA_027820A), with the protein MNGVKDDKTRQKQLAAFISGLNLLQTLLLGLTTGKYAMTRFQLDCDKTSVGIFINMTHNAMELANIIGITLIFIYIISYGKHMKTISIFTSWLLCAVNVALLLIFISGGEEGYATLYYWTLVLSAFVYGLNQISFMKTYPDGVLFATAGVSLTSVMVFIFHSVFLVISNFLKISDLSCLLIPSQISIIIILSANSAILWTVTFYDETETHDRVNEEFDIKSSWSPILMCVLSLSILYVFYPAIAPYKITSLRVGYIIQLISVVLDPSPSIIVCVLTIFDMGPNKRWEGVNARWNFAWLVGPTYVMSAVLFLITLHYPGSAISETIKSQPIVAGFLVLLFNISRQTLKSVGAGGAGLQGKDNKSNGKVIGFTLLISLFTMVVLSFIGDGYLKTYSKYEHDLDNWPTKGLGMIDSFLFWLGSGIKAGFQSLRESFTSDITRNFARSSNVVIRSITYNREGSCN; encoded by the coding sequence ATGAACGGTGtcaaagatgataaaacaCGCCAAAAACAGCTTGCTGCATTCATAAGCGGACTGAATTTGCTACAAACTCTTCTACTTGGTCTGACAACTGGCAAATATGCTATGACGAGGTTCCAACTAGATTGTGACAAAACATCTGTAGGTATATTTATCAACATGACTCATAACGCAATGGAACTTGCAAATATTATTGGAATTACCCTAATTTTTATATACATTATATCCTATGGAAAACACATGAAAACAATCTCAATATTCACAAGTTGGCTCCTGTGTGCAGTAAATGTTGCTCTTCTTCTAATATTTATATCTGGTGGTGAAGAAGGATATGCTACACTCTATTACTGGACATTAGTCCTATCGGCATTTGTCTACGGATTAAATCAAATTTCATTCATGAAGACGTACCCAGACGGGGTTTTATTCGCAACTGCTGGTGTTTCACTGACATCGGTTATGGTATTTATCTTTCATTCTGTATTTCTAGTCATATCAAACTTTCTGAAAATCAGTGATTTGAGTTGCTTGCTAATCCCGTCCCAGATATCCATCATCATAATTTTATCCGCAAATTCTGCAATATTATGGACGGTAACGTTTTATGATGAAACAGAGACTCATGACAGAGTGaatgaagagtttgataTAAAAAGTTCTTGGTCCCCAATTTTAATGTGTGTTCTAAGTCTCAGTATTCTCTACGTTTTTTATCCAGCAATTGCACCTTATAAGATAACCAGTCTACGTGTTGGCTATATAATACAACTAATTAGTGTGGTCCTAGACCCCTCACCTTCGATAATTGTATGCGTACTGACCATATTTGACATGGGTCCAAATAAAAGGTGGGAAGGTGTCAATGCACGATGGAACTTTGCTTGGTTAGTAGGTCCTACATATGTGATGTCTGCAGTGTTATTCTTAATAACTCTTCACTACCCAGGATCTGCGATATCAGAAACTATCAAAAGTCAACCCATAGTTGCTGGGTTCCTCGTACTCTTGTTCAATATATCGCGACAAACGTTAAAATCGGTTGGAGCAGGTGGAGCTGGATTGCAGGGGAAGGATAACAAGTCGAATGGGAAGGTTATCGGTTTTACCCTTTTAATATCTTTGTTCACAATGGTAGTACTATCATTTATCGGAGACGGTTACCTAAAGACTTACTCAAAATACGAACATGATCTAGACAACTGGCCCACAAAAGGCTTGGGAATGATTGACTCATTCCTATTCTGGTTGGGAAGCGGAATAAAGGCAGGTTTCCAGAGCTTGCGGGAATCATTTACAAGCGATATTACGCGTAACTTTGCACGATCTTCAAACGTGGTAATCCGTTCTATAACGTACAATCGGGAGGGTTCCTGCAATTAA